A genomic window from Carassius carassius chromosome 29, fCarCar2.1, whole genome shotgun sequence includes:
- the sfxn5b gene encoding sideroflexin-5b, with protein MAECASCPVFQLGKPRYEQSTFLGRLRHFIDIIDPSTLFVTESRLKECIKLLDDFKQGNLPPGITDHQLWQAQKVKQAIIHPDTGEKIFMPFRMSGYVPFGTPIVVGLLLPNQTLASTVFWQWLNQSHNACVNYANRNATKPTPTSKFFQGYVGAVTSAVSIAVGLNVLIEKSSKLNPVTRLFIQRFIPFPAVASANICNVALMRHNELSEGIDVLDSNGNVVGSSRIAAKHALIETALTRVALPLPIFVLPPIIMAFLEKLPLMQAHRRMMLPVHSLVCLAVFGLSLPLAISLFPQMSEIEASHLEPEIAMATDCKVLIYNKGL; from the exons ATGGCGGAATGTGCGTCTTGTCCGGTGTTTCAGCTGGGAAAACCGCGTTACGAGCAG AGCACATTTCTTGGCAGGTTGAGACATTTCATTGATATCATCGATCCTTCCACTTTGTTTGTGACGGAG agTCGTTTAAAAGAATGTATCAAACTCCTGGATGATTTTAAGCAAGGGAATCTTCCTCCAGGAATTACAGATCACCAG CTCTGGCAGGCTCAGAAGGTGAAGCAG GCCATCATTCACCCTGATACCGGTGAAAAAATCTTCATGCCTTTCCGCATGTCAG GCTATGTGCCGTTTGGAACGCCAATC GTTGTTGGTCTTCTCCTTCCAAACCAGACTCTGGCCTCTACTGTGTTCTGGCAG TGGCTCAACCAGAGTCACAACGCTTGTGTGAACTACGCCAACCGCAATGCCACAAAG CCAACACCAACCTCAAAGTTTTTTCAGGGATATGTGGGAGCCGTCACCAGCGCTGTGTCTATTGCA GTGGGACTGAATGTACTTATCGAGAAATCCAGCAAACTGAACCCTGTCACCAGACTGTTCATACAGAGGTTCATCCCTTTCCCTGCTGTAG CCAGTGCGAACATCTGTAATGTGGCTCTGATGAGACACAATGAGCTTTCTGAGGGAATAGATGTGTTAGACAGCAACGGGAATGTGGTGGGATCCTCACGGATAGCTGCCAAACAC GCACTTATAGAAACAGCACTAACGCGAGTAGCCCTACCTCTGCCAATCTTTGTCCTTCCACCAATCATTATGGCCTTCTTGGAAAA GCTTCCTCTGATGCAGGCCCATCGCAGGATGATGCTGCCTGTGCACAGTTTAGTATGTCTGGCAGTCTTTGGTCTATCCTTGCCGCTGGCTATCAGTCTCTTCCCACAGATGTCAGAG ATTGAGGCATCTCACCTTGAGCCGGAAATTGCCATGGCAACAGATTGCAAGGTGCTGATTTACAACAAGGGACTGTGA
- the zgc:153018 gene encoding transmembrane protein 179-like, which translates to MELDRRLLLAHCAAHALSVIAGLLVVVPLALNGSAFKGRCALFSQGFWRTENLTLGDGESREVTHLVLQQWGPLAACQFATFVGVFSVLYGAVQGWRSLFYLHRRHDDTLFSAFLTLLLSLCVLFLSGGASVTLTLGLVSWCNTVTDHNTRPYSCAESQSVPLYLDVETSSFYSELNCAQISLWCVTALWLAHSILSFLRLYHSHSQQISRPCLSREKELLLGQTQVECPIHHPHPHSHPSHAPSAIQCS; encoded by the exons ATGGAGCTGGATCGGCGGCTGCTGCTGGCTCACTGCGCCGCGCACGCCCTGTCCGTTATCGCTGGACTCCTGGTGGTCGTGCCGCTCGCTCTGAACGGATCCGCTTTCAAGGGGAGGTGCGCTCTGTTTAGTCAGGGCTTCTGGCGGACGGAGAACCTGACGCTGGGCGATGGAGAGTCCCGAGAGGTCACTCATCTGGTGCTGCAACAGTGGGGTCCGTTAGCGGCGTGCCAGTTCGCCACATTCGTGGGTGTGTTCAGCGTGCTGTACGGAGCTGTTCAAGGCTGGAGGAGCCTGTTCTACCTCCACCGGCGGCACGACGA CACACTCTTCTCTGCCTTCCTCACACTGCTGCTGAGTCTGTGTGTGCTTTTCCTCTCTGGAGGGGCCAGTGTTACTCTCACCCTGGGCCTGGTGTCCTGGTGCAACACTGTTACGGACCACAACACCAGACCCTACAG TTGTGCGGAGTCTCAGTCTGTTCCTCTGTATCTGGACGTTGAGACGTCCTCGTTCTACTCTGAGCTCAATTGTGCACAG ATCTCTCTGTGGTGTGTAACAGCTCTGTGGTTGGCTCACTCTATTTTGTCCTTCCTGAGGCTCTATCATTCTCACAGTCAGCAGATCAGCAGACCGTGTTTATCCAGGGAGAAGGAACTCCTCCTGGGCCAAACTCAAGTGGAGTGTCCCATTCATCATCCGCATCCACACTCACACCCTTCACATGCTCCCAGTGCCATACAGTGTTCATAG